A region from the Deinococcus ruber genome encodes:
- a CDS encoding metallophosphoesterase family protein: MSLSQPSISNIPALKVSAAPQLSPRPVLEPLQLVQTQAVPRKVLVLADYVHPYVYRNGFPSGLPEVDLVLAAGDLPGYYLEFLATQLPAPVVYVPGNHENEYITEGDTRIAARGVINAHGRVVEVAGLRVAGWGGVPKYRESKEGQYTDFQARWGLGLLAMRARKDVDIFLTHAPPPGPHAGKDHAHRGCESIQQFMERRHPKLVVHGHIHEYEGKKFEYTDTVSGARVVNAYGYHILDF; encoded by the coding sequence ATGTCCTTGTCACAGCCATCCATATCCAACATCCCGGCCCTGAAGGTCTCGGCGGCTCCGCAGCTTTCGCCGCGCCCGGTGTTGGAACCGCTTCAACTGGTTCAGACGCAGGCCGTTCCCCGCAAGGTGCTGGTGCTGGCCGATTACGTACACCCGTACGTGTACCGGAACGGCTTTCCTTCCGGTCTTCCGGAAGTCGATCTGGTGCTGGCGGCAGGCGATCTGCCCGGTTATTACCTCGAATTTCTGGCGACCCAGTTGCCTGCCCCAGTGGTCTATGTGCCGGGCAATCACGAAAATGAATACATCACCGAAGGCGACACCCGTATCGCGGCGCGTGGCGTCATCAACGCGCACGGGCGGGTCGTCGAGGTGGCCGGGCTACGGGTCGCAGGTTGGGGCGGCGTTCCCAAGTACCGTGAGAGCAAGGAAGGCCAGTACACCGACTTTCAGGCACGTTGGGGCCTGGGCCTACTGGCGATGCGTGCCCGCAAAGACGTCGATATCTTCCTGACGCACGCACCGCCGCCCGGCCCCCACGCTGGCAAAGACCACGCCCACCGGGGCTGCGAGTCGATCCAGCAGTTCATGGAGCGCCGTCATCCGAAGCTGGTGGTTCACGGACATATTCATGAATACGAGGGAAAGAAGTTCGAGTACACCGACACTGTTAGCGGTGCACGGGTCGTGAACGCCTACGGATATCACATCCTCGACTTCTGA
- a CDS encoding 3'-5' exonuclease: MPSQPIIFLDTETGGQNPAIHSLLTIGLVTLQDGEPTRPLHLPLRHETYNVRPEAMAVNGIDLQAHHAQAQDAEAVAQAIRDYAVEVGRVMLGGHNFGFDLAFLRPLLPDLGKVFRHGYTDTKLAAQFLIHAGVLPKSVGTPLDQLAKYFGIEYAAHDALEDARTTAQVYVKLMELVRKADEQ, translated from the coding sequence ATGCCCTCTCAGCCGATCATCTTTCTCGATACCGAAACGGGCGGCCAGAATCCGGCCATTCACTCGCTCCTGACCATCGGCCTCGTGACGCTTCAGGACGGCGAACCGACGCGCCCGCTGCATCTGCCGCTGCGCCACGAGACGTACAACGTGCGCCCGGAAGCGATGGCGGTGAACGGCATCGACCTTCAGGCCCACCACGCACAGGCTCAGGACGCGGAAGCGGTGGCTCAGGCGATCCGCGACTATGCCGTCGAGGTGGGGCGGGTCATGTTGGGCGGGCATAACTTCGGCTTCGATCTGGCGTTCCTGCGTCCGCTGCTGCCCGATCTGGGCAAGGTCTTCCGGCACGGCTATACCGATACCAAGCTTGCCGCCCAGTTCCTGATTCATGCGGGCGTGCTGCCGAAGTCGGTGGGTACGCCGCTCGATCAGCTCGCCAAATACTTCGGCATCGAGTACGCCGCCCATGACGCCCTCGAAGACGCCCGGACGACGGCGCAGGTGTACGTGAAACTGATGGAGTTGGTACGGAAAGCTGATGAACAGTAG
- a CDS encoding MBL fold metallo-hydrolase RNA specificity domain-containing protein, with translation MHLQSIGAAETVTGSGHFLHLGGMELLIDCGLFQGEDTLEARNREAFPFDPSRLDAVLLTHAHLDHVGRLPLLYKRGFRGPIYCTQPTAALTETVLLDSARIQVESYSREVRWARRSGDEKSVEEPLYDEEDVHNTLALLRPQLVFGETLQVGKVRVRAERAGHILGSAFLVLDGPEGRVVFSGDLGNRESGLQQDFTLPPDADAVLIETTYGDRTHRPLAQTVQEFAQVLSQSVRLGGKILIPSFAIERTQVILYTLKHLMESGQVPRIPIFLDSPMAARATNEYFEYGDELRPEVREILRSGEDPFRPSTLHVVTTSQESQRLNRYDGAAIILAGNGMMTGGRIQHHLKHQLWKPTTSLVIVSYQSPSSLGGRIVEGADKVRIMGEEIAVRAKVHTIGGFSAHADQDDLLAWVQATGNAKIWLVHGEVNVMETFLGVLEGQGRTADIMPKEGSVDLQSTHFPGGRPPGLTVNPPREGRAEAGE, from the coding sequence ATGCACTTGCAAAGCATCGGGGCCGCCGAAACTGTGACTGGCAGCGGGCATTTCCTGCATCTGGGCGGCATGGAACTGCTGATCGACTGCGGGCTGTTTCAGGGTGAAGACACGCTGGAGGCACGCAACCGCGAGGCTTTTCCCTTCGATCCGTCTCGCCTGGACGCGGTGCTGCTGACGCACGCCCACCTCGACCACGTGGGCCGGCTGCCACTGCTGTACAAGCGCGGCTTTCGCGGCCCGATCTACTGCACCCAGCCCACCGCCGCCCTGACCGAAACGGTACTGCTCGACAGCGCCCGCATTCAGGTCGAGAGCTACAGCCGCGAGGTGCGCTGGGCACGGCGCAGCGGCGACGAGAAGAGCGTGGAAGAGCCGCTGTACGACGAGGAAGACGTTCATAACACGCTGGCGCTGCTGCGGCCCCAGCTGGTGTTCGGGGAAACCTTGCAGGTCGGCAAAGTCCGGGTGCGGGCCGAGCGGGCCGGGCATATTCTGGGCAGCGCGTTTCTGGTGCTGGACGGGCCAGAAGGCCGGGTGGTGTTTTCCGGCGACCTGGGCAACCGGGAAAGCGGACTGCAACAGGATTTCACGCTGCCCCCCGATGCCGACGCGGTGCTGATCGAAACCACCTACGGCGACCGCACCCACCGCCCCCTGGCCCAGACGGTGCAGGAATTCGCGCAGGTGCTGTCTCAGAGCGTGCGGCTGGGTGGCAAAATCCTGATTCCCAGCTTTGCCATCGAGCGCACACAGGTCATTCTGTACACCCTGAAACACCTGATGGAGAGCGGGCAGGTGCCGCGCATTCCAATCTTTCTCGATAGCCCGATGGCCGCCCGCGCTACCAACGAGTATTTCGAGTACGGCGACGAACTGCGCCCGGAAGTGCGCGAGATTCTGCGGAGCGGCGAAGACCCCTTCCGGCCCAGCACCCTGCACGTGGTCACGACCTCGCAGGAATCGCAGCGCCTGAATCGCTACGACGGCGCGGCCATCATTCTGGCGGGCAACGGCATGATGACGGGTGGCCGCATTCAGCACCACCTGAAGCACCAGCTCTGGAAGCCCACCACCAGCCTGGTGATCGTGAGTTATCAGTCGCCCAGCAGCCTGGGCGGGCGCATCGTGGAGGGAGCCGACAAGGTGCGGATCATGGGCGAGGAGATCGCGGTGCGGGCCAAAGTGCATACCATCGGCGGCTTCTCGGCCCACGCCGACCAGGATGACCTGCTGGCGTGGGTGCAGGCCACCGGGAACGCCAAAATCTGGCTGGTTCACGGCGAGGTGAACGTGATGGAAACCTTTCTGGGCGTACTGGAAGGCCAGGGCCGCACCGCCGACATCATGCCGAAAGAGGGTAGCGTGGACCTTCAGAGCACCCACTTTCCGGGCGGTAGACCACCGGGCCTGACGGTGAACCCGCCCAGAGAAGGACGGGCAGAAGCGGGGGAATAG
- a CDS encoding cytochrome P450, giving the protein MSVPDASPFSLDLTAPEFIRDPYPALDAVREATPAFWQQERLFITRYDDIARVLKDSRRFGRSAHNVLSRDEGALPHLNADPRRASFDAFNSNHLLDSEPPKHTRLRSLVQLAFTPRRVEGLRERIGSIVEGVVEGLRERETFDLVRDYSEPLPVTVIAELLGVPQEERHQLRPWSAAIVRLYELNPSDQAISEAERAVLDFSALLRSLLRQRRANPQDDLITALAEVEQAGERLSEQELVDTCILLLNAGHEASVNGLTAGVLNLWRSGQWQDVVQAAQQNAPESYFRTAMEELLRFDTPLPMFERWVQEETEVAGVPVQPGQKLALLYASGNRDPRKFDAPGELRLGRDPNPHLTFGLGIHYCLGAPLARLELSASLRALALAFPRLEVDEFGYGGGFVIRGLERMDVRSV; this is encoded by the coding sequence ATGTCCGTTCCCGACGCGTCTCCCTTCTCCCTCGACCTGACAGCCCCCGAGTTCATCCGCGACCCGTACCCGGCGCTCGACGCGGTGCGCGAGGCCACGCCCGCCTTCTGGCAGCAGGAACGGCTGTTCATCACGCGCTACGACGACATAGCGCGGGTACTCAAGGACAGCCGCCGCTTCGGGCGCAGCGCCCACAATGTCCTGTCACGCGATGAGGGCGCACTGCCCCACCTGAACGCCGACCCGCGCCGCGCCAGTTTCGACGCCTTCAACAGCAATCATCTGCTCGATTCCGAGCCGCCCAAGCACACTCGCCTGCGTTCGCTGGTGCAGCTCGCCTTCACGCCGCGCCGGGTGGAAGGGCTGCGCGAACGAATTGGAAGCATCGTGGAGGGCGTGGTCGAAGGGCTGCGGGAGCGCGAAACCTTCGATCTGGTACGCGACTATTCCGAGCCGCTGCCCGTGACGGTGATTGCCGAACTGCTAGGCGTGCCGCAGGAAGAGCGCCATCAGCTGCGGCCCTGGTCGGCGGCCATCGTGCGGCTGTACGAGCTGAATCCGTCCGATCAGGCCATTTCTGAGGCAGAGCGAGCGGTGCTGGACTTCTCGGCGCTGCTGCGAAGTCTGCTGCGCCAGCGCCGGGCCAACCCCCAGGACGACCTGATTACAGCACTTGCGGAAGTAGAGCAGGCGGGCGAGCGACTGAGCGAACAGGAACTCGTGGATACCTGCATCCTGCTGCTGAACGCCGGGCACGAGGCCAGTGTGAACGGTCTGACAGCGGGTGTACTGAACCTGTGGCGCAGCGGGCAGTGGCAGGACGTGGTGCAGGCGGCCCAGCAGAACGCGCCCGAGAGCTATTTCAGAACGGCGATGGAAGAACTGCTGCGCTTCGACACCCCGCTGCCGATGTTCGAGCGCTGGGTGCAGGAAGAAACCGAGGTGGCAGGCGTACCAGTGCAGCCGGGGCAGAAACTGGCGCTGCTGTACGCCAGTGGCAACCGCGACCCGCGCAAATTCGACGCGCCCGGCGAGCTGCGACTGGGCCGCGACCCCAATCCGCACCTGACCTTCGGGCTGGGCATTCATTATTGCCTGGGTGCGCCGCTGGCCCGCCTGGAACTGAGCGCCAGTCTGCGGGCGCTGGCGCTGGCCTTTCCGCGCCTGGAAGTAGACGAGTTCGGGTATGGGGGCGGCTTCGTCATTCGCGGCCTGGAGAGGATGGACGTTCGGAGCGTGTAG
- a CDS encoding universal stress protein: MTNPEGIPTSQSAAFQKIAVGVDFSPSARAALSLARQRFPGAQLKLIHVVDARAGAVPDFSTGGSVPVMPDVQVLGELSASDERQLDRLALQGEEEEVVMGDPAATLVEAAQMWGADLLVVGTHAQGVLDHFFEGSVAEAVQRRSKIPVLVVPLGA, encoded by the coding sequence ATGACCAATCCTGAAGGCATTCCAACCTCTCAATCCGCCGCATTTCAGAAGATCGCCGTGGGCGTCGATTTCTCGCCCAGCGCCCGCGCCGCCCTGTCGCTGGCCCGTCAGCGCTTTCCCGGCGCTCAGCTCAAGCTGATTCACGTCGTGGATGCCCGCGCCGGAGCCGTGCCCGACTTCTCGACCGGGGGCAGCGTTCCGGTCATGCCCGACGTGCAGGTGCTGGGCGAACTGTCGGCCAGCGACGAACGCCAGCTCGACCGGCTGGCTCTTCAGGGCGAGGAAGAAGAGGTAGTAATGGGCGACCCTGCCGCCACGCTGGTCGAGGCAGCGCAGATGTGGGGAGCCGATCTGCTGGTGGTCGGAACGCACGCCCAGGGAGTGCTGGACCACTTCTTCGAGGGATCGGTGGCCGAAGCGGTGCAGCGGCGCTCGAAGATTCCGGTGCTGGTCGTGCCGCTGGGTGCCTGA
- a CDS encoding helix-turn-helix domain-containing protein — MTLREQFHTLPKLLKVSEVAEFTGTHERTVRRWIREGRLGAVESPIGIRVSRRSLWRFLGLDLAMTA; from the coding sequence GTGACACTGCGTGAACAGTTCCATACCCTGCCCAAGCTCCTGAAAGTCAGTGAAGTGGCCGAGTTTACCGGAACTCACGAACGCACCGTGCGCCGCTGGATCAGAGAAGGACGGCTGGGAGCCGTGGAAAGTCCGATTGGAATTCGGGTCTCAAGGCGCTCGCTGTGGCGCTTCCTGGGTCTTGATCTGGCGATGACCGCCTAA
- a CDS encoding organic hydroperoxide resistance protein: MSNLYTAQATAQGGRAGRVESSDGRLELDLSVPSEIGGNGGPGTNPEQLFAAGYAACFQGALGVVGRRNKVDTEQSRVTAQVGLQKAGLSFALDVELQVQIPGVDRETAQKLVEQAHEVCPYSVGTRGNVDVRLVILD; encoded by the coding sequence ATGAGCAATCTGTATACGGCACAGGCAACGGCGCAGGGTGGACGCGCTGGACGGGTGGAAAGCAGCGACGGACGCCTCGAACTCGATCTGAGTGTTCCCAGCGAGATCGGCGGCAACGGCGGCCCCGGCACCAACCCCGAGCAACTGTTCGCGGCGGGCTATGCAGCCTGCTTTCAGGGAGCGCTGGGCGTGGTCGGCCGCCGCAACAAGGTCGATACCGAGCAGAGCCGCGTAACGGCGCAGGTGGGGTTGCAGAAAGCGGGCCTGTCGTTTGCGCTCGACGTGGAATTGCAGGTGCAGATTCCCGGCGTAGACCGCGAGACTGCTCAGAAGCTGGTCGAGCAGGCGCATGAGGTCTGCCCCTACAGTGTCGGTACGCGGGGCAATGTAGACGTGCGTCTCGTCATTCTCGACTGA
- the lpdA gene encoding dihydrolipoyl dehydrogenase: MDTYDVVVIGGGPAGYVAAIRAAQLGFKVACIDSFERGGKPALGGTCLNVGCIPSKAMLDSSEKYEMILHEAADHGIQVQGASIDLNKMLARKDSVVEKMSGGVTFLFKKNKVASLHGLGKLERQEGDTWIVSVAGTEVAAKNVIVATGSSPRSLPGVQFSERIVENSGALTLPEVPQKLGVIGAGVIGVELGSVWRRLGASVTVLEALPGFLMAADAAISKAALREFQKQGLDFHFGVQIGAIQDTGSSVKVTYTENGQDVQAEFDRLIVAVGRVPHTAGLGAEAVGLQLDERGFVKVDGHFRTNLKGVYAIGDVIGGAMLAHKAEDEGVALAEQLAGKAGHVNYDAVPWVIYTSPEIAWAGLTEQEATKRGLKVKTGQFPFTANGRATGHGDTRGFVKVVADADTDRILGVHMLGGGVSELIAEAVSVMEFGGSAEDLARTVHAHPTLSEAVKEAAMAVDKRAIHA; this comes from the coding sequence CTGCTCTCGGCGGCACCTGCCTGAACGTGGGCTGCATTCCCAGCAAGGCGATGCTGGATTCCAGCGAAAAATACGAGATGATTCTGCACGAGGCCGCAGATCACGGCATTCAGGTGCAGGGCGCGAGCATTGACCTGAACAAGATGCTGGCCCGCAAGGACAGCGTGGTCGAGAAGATGTCGGGCGGCGTGACCTTCCTGTTCAAGAAGAACAAGGTTGCCAGCCTGCACGGCCTGGGCAAGCTGGAGCGCCAGGAAGGCGACACCTGGATCGTGAGCGTGGCCGGAACCGAAGTCGCCGCGAAAAACGTGATCGTGGCGACGGGCAGCAGCCCCCGCAGCCTGCCGGGCGTGCAGTTCAGTGAGCGCATCGTCGAGAACTCGGGGGCACTGACGCTGCCGGAAGTGCCGCAGAAGCTGGGCGTGATCGGCGCGGGCGTGATCGGTGTGGAACTGGGCAGTGTGTGGCGTCGTCTGGGCGCGAGCGTCACAGTGCTCGAAGCGCTGCCCGGCTTCCTGATGGCCGCCGACGCTGCCATCAGCAAGGCCGCCCTGCGCGAATTCCAGAAGCAGGGTCTGGACTTTCATTTCGGCGTGCAGATCGGAGCCATCCAGGACACCGGCAGCAGCGTCAAGGTGACGTATACCGAGAACGGTCAGGACGTGCAGGCCGAATTCGACCGCCTGATCGTGGCGGTAGGACGCGTGCCTCATACGGCGGGGCTGGGCGCAGAGGCAGTGGGCTTGCAGCTCGACGAGCGCGGCTTCGTCAAGGTCGATGGCCACTTCCGCACCAACCTGAAGGGTGTGTACGCCATCGGTGACGTGATCGGCGGCGCGATGCTGGCGCACAAGGCCGAAGACGAGGGTGTGGCGCTGGCCGAGCAGCTCGCGGGCAAGGCCGGACACGTCAATTACGACGCCGTACCCTGGGTCATCTACACCAGCCCCGAGATCGCCTGGGCAGGTCTGACCGAGCAGGAAGCCACCAAGCGCGGCCTGAAGGTCAAGACCGGGCAGTTCCCCTTCACCGCCAACGGACGCGCTACCGGACACGGCGACACGCGCGGCTTCGTCAAGGTGGTCGCCGACGCCGACACCGACCGAATTCTGGGCGTGCATATGCTGGGCGGCGGCGTCTCGGAACTGATCGCCGAGGCCGTGAGCGTGATGGAGTTCGGCGGCAGCGCCGAAGACCTCGCCCGCACCGTCCATGCCCACCCGACGCTCAGCGAGGCCGTCAAGGAAGCGGCAATGGCCGTCGATAAGCGGGCGATTCACGCTTAA
- a CDS encoding GNAT family N-acetyltransferase has protein sequence MIIETGRLLIVPLSLPVVRQRLETADFKAEVETDGGPLNVQFPPEWPGDPLPLFRGMTDRADLAAAHSVLIRRHDLRAIGMMGVKGRPDAAGTIEVGYGLNPEAWNQGYATEALRALLPHWRAQEGVRHIRAETATSNPASARVLEKSGFVQVGSGWSEEDGDLLLWVWQP, from the coding sequence GTGATCATAGAAACCGGTCGTCTGCTCATCGTGCCGCTGTCGCTGCCCGTCGTTCGGCAACGTCTGGAGACGGCGGATTTTAAGGCAGAGGTGGAAACGGATGGCGGCCCGCTGAATGTACAGTTTCCACCCGAGTGGCCGGGCGATCCGCTGCCGCTGTTTCGGGGAATGACAGACCGCGCAGACCTTGCTGCCGCCCACAGCGTACTGATCCGGCGGCACGATCTGCGGGCCATCGGCATGATGGGTGTTAAAGGTCGCCCCGACGCTGCCGGAACCATCGAGGTCGGCTATGGACTGAACCCGGAAGCCTGGAACCAGGGCTACGCCACCGAGGCACTGCGGGCGCTGCTGCCCCACTGGCGGGCACAGGAGGGCGTGCGGCACATTCGGGCCGAGACGGCGACCAGCAACCCTGCCAGCGCCCGCGTGCTGGAAAAGAGCGGCTTCGTGCAGGTGGGCAGCGGCTGGAGCGAGGAAGACGGCGATCTGCTGCTGTGGGTATGGCAGCCCTAG
- a CDS encoding DinB family protein, whose product MSDSLLYGPPPETLRLLLGHADFAAPQQILGNLSAHLAVRRLPNISHTVAEIVGHMHNNMLYNLDLIEGRQALKRPDWPHVTQQDWAELVTEFLKTLDVLLHCARDPELLARVVFPPTATEPGWTVGYKLAVNVAKHNAYHFGQIVILRQLLRAWPSVPPEAQS is encoded by the coding sequence ATGTCCGATTCGTTGTTGTACGGCCCTCCGCCTGAAACCCTGCGGCTGCTCTTAGGACACGCCGATTTTGCTGCTCCCCAGCAGATTCTCGGCAATCTCAGCGCCCATCTGGCTGTTCGGCGGCTTCCAAATATTTCGCATACTGTTGCTGAAATTGTGGGCCACATGCACAACAACATGCTTTATAACCTCGACCTGATTGAAGGCAGACAGGCGCTCAAACGTCCAGACTGGCCGCACGTTACACAACAGGACTGGGCAGAACTGGTTACTGAATTTCTGAAAACACTGGATGTCCTGCTGCACTGTGCCCGCGACCCTGAACTTCTTGCACGTGTAGTCTTTCCGCCAACAGCGACTGAGCCGGGGTGGACGGTGGGCTACAAACTGGCCGTCAATGTCGCCAAGCACAACGCCTATCACTTCGGGCAAATTGTCATTCTCCGTCAGCTGCTGAGAGCCTGGCCGAGTGTGCCCCCAGAAGCTCAGTCCTGA